The window gtgataaaaaaaaaaaagctaaactAAAATTCTTCTTGTTATGTTGCAAATTTTACTCTAATACAACTCTTGCTTCGTCTCAATTTTTTCTTTTGTGCTCATCTGTCCCTTCAATTTATTTGAATGAGAGATTTTTTAAGATTTTGTATATGATTATAATTAGACAACCTTTTTTTCATAAAAGAAATATTGCTATAATTGTTCAACTCTtactcttttatttatttaatattatccAATATTATAGTTACTCTATTTTTCCGTTTGCAGGATGAAAGATCAGCAACCTGCTTTCTGCTTCACTGtcaaaaatttattgaattggTTCGGGTATGTATTCATGCTTATTTAAGTTGCTTATGAATGTTCGGGAGCTTTTGCATTCAGTTTTATGTTAAGAGTAACATGAGCGACACAAACTATTTTCTTAGATTCTACTTGATTACTTTCTAGTCTGTAGCCATTGAGCGTTTAATGTTATCTGATGCAGTTGCTATAGAAATTCCGTATTTTGACTCGGTCATTCGCATGCAACTTTATGTGTGTAGGTTGGAGCACTGGAGGAGGCTGTGAAATATGGACGGATTGAACTGGCAAAATTCTTTGAGTTGCCTGGGTTCGCTGATCTTGTTCAGGTATTAGCAAGTTCCATTTATAAGGTCATGCATTGTTTGTCTGGAATATTAGGTGTACGAAGGTTGaattgtgaaattcttcgattTATGTCTGAAGTATGTTGGTCTCTGCAGGACTGTGTTGCTTTGCTGGCATACGAGCAACCACAGGAGTCGTCAGTAGGGTATCTTCTTGAAGATTCGCAGCGGGAGATAGTGGCAGACACAGTGAATGCAATGGTGTTATCAACAAATCCAAATCTAAAGGATTTCCAAGGCTGCTTACGGTCATATCTGGAGAGGTTACTAAGACAACTCACAGTTTGCTGTTTGGAAAGAAGGTCGATGAACGGGGATCAAGGCGAAGCCTTCCATTTGCACAGAGTACTTAACAACAGCAACAAGGCTAATTGCTAACTAATACCTTTGCTGTGACTTCCTCAAATGCAATTGAAGCGATTCGGAAGCCGCATATGCTTTTGATTTGGACCCTCTAATTCTAATGCCTACCAGTGAAGGGAATGAGGGTCTCAAAGGCTTGTAAACTTACAAAAAGGAGTGGCCCCGGCCATTCTTAGACGCCTGAATATTCTTAATTTCAGGCATTTTCTGTATATATTTGTTTTACTCAAGTATACTTTGTCTAAAACATTTCTTTGGCTGTTATTTGATTCCAAggaattcaatttttttaaagttttcaATGACCGCCCGATTCAACTGCCAAACCTAGTTTAACCAATTCTTGAGTTTCAGGATTCATCGTCTTTTGAGGGCCATTTGGATTCGAGATAACATAGAATTTACGTTTTCACAATTTTATGAAAAAAGAAAACTAATCATGACTGAAACCTTCATCAGAGAAGGTAGTTCTggtcaaatttttttattgtttaacTATAAAATCTAAATATGCTTAAAAGTATACAGACATTACCTTGTTCAAAATATTTTTTGGTTTGGATGGAGAGATTATACTTTTCTGGACAAGAGGCTAGGGATCTACTTAGTCAATCTCAGTGCAATTCTTTCATTACAAAGTAaaataagaatatatatatatatatatatagtgttggTTAGAGAAGTGTTCTTTTTAAGTGATTTGTCACTATGGAATTATTTTAGTTTAAAGGTTTttctttaaataaaaaataaaaaagggttTAGACTTTATTTTTGAGTAAATTAAGTTCTCTATATGGCCAACGGGTAGAGGTGAGCAAATAGTCCAAAAAATGATGACtgaaccaataattgaatcgAAATTCTTAGTTGGTTcgtttattttagtaatttggttcggtttgtTTGTCAATTTTTTCTTGTTCGATATTCAGTTATCGATTTGGTTATTCCGAAAGAAGATCGGTTTaaccgaaaaccgaaccgaatttatgtttaattagacacaatataattttacttatattatatatttttcatacttcaatttgtaaatatatttttagtttaaacattattgaattaatttgtaaatatgtgagttatttggttaattgattttgaaattgtAAATTCTAAATCAATGAAACttaaatttcataatttataatattctaatatttaaataaaaaatatgaaaattttggttatttGGTTTGGTAACCAAGCTGAGCTGGAAATTTTCGATTCGGTCAAATTCggttattttaattatttagtaCGGTTCGATTTTTGAAATTGCACAAACATCGATTCGGTTAACCGACAGTTGAGTTGAACCGAACCTATGCTCATCCCTATAACCAAACCAGTATACTTTTTTTGTGATTAAAGAGAGAAACATTTACGTACTGAAGTTAtcttttattttgtaattttcataCCCTTCAATCAAAATCTTAGCCACCAAACACCCTTCATTACCTAAAGTTATTTTACCTGGCTGAATGAATATATAAAAAGATAGATCAACTTATTGACTATGAtgataaaatttaaaacaatcTACTACAACTAATGGTGGTCAGCCGGTTTGAGCATCCACTTACTATTGAAAAAATATTCTATGAGTGAAATATGCAGTGAATCTTGGATCTGTGCCTAACTATAACGCAATTAAAAATGTTGTTGTTATATttatttaagggttaattataaaaaaatatcctGTGGTCTGTCCGATTTGCGAtttggtacctgtggtattttttttttgcaaacacaaccttttaagttgcaaaattttacatgttttttttactttaccaaatttgaccggtaacgacctcaaaatgaaaattttcaagaattaaacttgtttgataTCATATTTAAtatggaaccatattcttaatttttcaaaatcatcatttttggagttttctctctctctaaacattatctttctctctcataaaaaacaacacctaaatgacctcaaacctaaaaaagttgaagaattaaagttgtttaaaatatcatttaactcttgaaaattttcatttcgaagtcgttatcgatcaaattctgacaaagtgaactcaaatgcaaaattttgcaaatcaTAGGGTTGCGtttgcagaaaaaaaaaaataccacagataCCACATTGCAAATCCGCCAAACCACATAAtacttttttgtaattaaccctttattTAATGTAATATGTAATGTTTTAAAGTATGCTTCCAGTTAAGGGCAATTGGTGGAAGCAAAACAAAGCGGACTTACACAACTGctaggttttgtatttttttttgggttaaggtgcaaaaatacccctaacgttttgggtcaggagcaattttacccctaacgtctaaaatggtacaattttgcccctaacgtttgtagccaagagcaattttacccctaacgttggtaatttgggtcaatttcagatattattataaaatacatatatttttattcattattttgcaccaatttcatatcaattcatcctaaaaaaagaatttcatgttttttttgtaatttaataatagaattggagattaatatttacaaattcggtgaattttttgaatttttttttttatctaattcatacaaaagacaatatatttttttatttttttcacatcccagcatatgtttatgatttgttactgataaaatgacgcatatatgaagtgtagatgataagattcatgaccgagaagacagtttgatgaattatttctgaaattgatccaatttatcaacgttaggggtaaaattgctcttggctacaaacgttaagggtaaaattgcaccattttagacgttaggggtaaaattgctccagacccaaaacgttagaggtatttttgcaccttaaccctttttttttttttttttataaaaacaacatctttttagaactttttacgatatatttttttttatataataacagtatttgatttgataaataTCATATTTTCACAAAACACATCTTTTTTTCTAGGATTTgtgtttcagttttttttttttttgcatatccTTATTAGACAATTTAAATAATACTGATATCAATAAAAATAGAGATAAAGTtcaaaaaatacccctaatatagacagtcagaagcaattttatctctaatattgACAGCTAtgaataaattggatcaatttcaaaaaTCATTATAAAAGACAGATATGTCGTTTCTTATTCTGCAACAGTTACGTACCAATTGGTTCAAAAAaacatttcatattttttgtgatttaataaaaaattggggaaagttcaaataaaacccctgtggtttcactaattttcagataaaggactgtggtttactttttgtcaaaacgaggattgaggtttcacacttttaataatgctattaaaactatctttaacgacctgaaaataaaaaatttcaagaattaaagttgttcaatgtcatattttctatggaaatacattttcgattttagaaaatcatattttttggaactttctctctctaaacattaactttctctctctttaccacacatcatctaaataatctcgaaataaaaaagttgaagaattaaagttgcttagaatattagtagttcttaaaatatgtcatttttgaagttgttaagggtgattttaatagtatcaatcgaaaaattctttattttgctaaagttgaaaacctcagtcctcgttttgacaaaaagtaaaccacagtcctttatctaaaaattagtgaaaccacatgggttttatttgaactttaccctaaaaaattCATGTCTATTTATATTGTTGTaatatgttactaatgagtgataaaatgagaTAAATGTGAAACGTAGATAACATGATTCATGACTGAAAacagtttaataaattatttatcaaattgacccaatttttCAATGTTAGAGGTGAATTTGTACTTTGTTTCAAACCTTAcgagtaaaattacaccattttaaatgttagagataaattGCTCGACATTAgaagtatttttgcactttctTCCATAAAAATAAGGTATATAATTGttatatagatatataaactttcaaaaataataatatagaatATATCTATTTATAAAGTTGTCatttatgaatatttttttttatttttaaaaatggtCTATTTACCTAGATTATTTCTTATCAACATtgttataatattattatttgtataATTGTTAAAGATTGATTTAAAATATACTTTTGTAgacttttaatatttttacagCAACAAATCACCGTAGATTTAAGGGAAGAAAATCTATTGTTCCGGACTCCGCTCCCTCTCACAAAAATAGTCCCTAGGAAATCCGTATAAGAAAAagatgacatttttttttttgtgagaaaGACGGAAGGATTCCAAACAGCAGATCTTTTTCCTTAACGAACGCTATTTATCAAGTTAAAATGTTACCATCTAACTGCAGAATCAAAAAACATCCTATTCATATTAAAACTATTATTATGATTACAgaatcaaaaataaaatttatcaaaagaattgagaaaagaataaaaaaataaaagaagagtGTTAAACAGTGGTAACACATTTCATGATCATGCCTACAACATCTGCCTGAATTTTTGATCCACATTCCTTCAATTTCGTTGTTTTAGTCTCAGTTTCCTCTTCCAGCCTCTTCACTGTCGACCCTGAATTTCCACTTGTCTACCAAATCAACACCGaccaacattatttctaaaacataaccttcaatccaaaacggacaccaaaacaaaacacaaaaacgctACTAAATATGTAATTAGAATCCATACCTCAGAAAGAATTTTCTGGTGTTGAGATTCCATGTGGGAACGATAGTTGGAAGATTCTTTCTCAGCTTCATCTTTAGCTTGCTTTAACCTAGACAATTTCACTGAtcaaaatactaattaattagaTCAAATAATCAATAATTAAATAGATCTGATGTGATTaagaatgaaattaattaaattcatacGGTTCCGAGCAGCAAGAACAATTTGTTGGGCCTCTTCTTCTGCACTTAGCAGCATCTGAATGCCTCCTTGACCTTTCATTGAATccatcttcgtcttcttcttctgttaAATTACCaatcaataattaataaaattcacATTACAATATTTCAAGAAAATGGAAATTCTAGATTTTCATAGGAAGAAAAATTGTAAAATGAATGTTTGAATTCCTGATTAAGATCTGATTGCAGATCAAAACATAAGATTTTgattattgttgttatttttgaataataaaaaaaggagaAGGAATTACCTGAAGAGAACAAAATAGAGAAGAAACAAGTGTTGTTTTAGGAGAATGAATCAAAAATTGATTTCTAAACTAACAAAGGGTTGATAGAGTGGGAGATGAGAAATATCCTCCTTTCTTCAAGggattttagtttttttttttttttttttttcaatttttaattacaTATATTAGTGCTTtttttagttattattattttaaaaatggtGATGAGAAAAAGTATAAGCAAATAGGaagtaatttattaaaatttgctTTATGACCCAATTACTTGTTAATTTTGTTGTTAAAGGT of the Euphorbia lathyris chromosome 7, ddEupLath1.1, whole genome shotgun sequence genome contains:
- the LOC136201409 gene encoding V-type proton ATPase subunit G-like gives rise to the protein MDSMKGQGGIQMLLSAEEEAQQIVLAARNLKLSRLKQAKDEAEKESSNYRSHMESQHQKILSETSGNSGSTVKRLEEETETKTTKLKECGSKIQADVVGMIMKCVTTV